In a single window of the Paenibacillus sp. MMS20-IR301 genome:
- a CDS encoding carbohydrate ABC transporter permease encodes MKLQTKRRLAEIALFVITVLVAVVFFFPIFFNLMSAFKSNAEIMRDAIAFPKSLYLESFKYLLTETEFPRAILNSLILTVVAIVAQVLIIPMAGYAIERRNTRWTRLVFLYFLAGMMIPFQAYMIPLFKELRMLGLYGSLAGPIMIYVAGAVGFGCLLYTSFVKGIPQEIEEAAEIDGCSRYGIFWRIVFPLLGPVTASMVVLNGLGIWNDFLMPMLVLPSGQAKTMVVEIYRYIGEFSSRWDMIFAGTAMSVVPVLIVFIFLQKYFVKGIASGATKG; translated from the coding sequence ATGAAGTTACAGACGAAGCGGAGATTGGCTGAAATTGCCCTGTTTGTCATTACAGTCCTGGTAGCTGTAGTTTTTTTCTTCCCGATCTTCTTTAATTTAATGTCCGCGTTCAAAAGCAATGCCGAGATTATGCGCGATGCGATTGCTTTTCCGAAGTCGCTGTACTTGGAAAGCTTCAAATATCTGCTCACGGAAACCGAGTTTCCCCGGGCGATTCTCAACAGCCTGATTCTGACCGTGGTGGCGATTGTCGCCCAGGTGCTGATCATCCCGATGGCCGGTTATGCAATTGAACGCCGGAATACCCGCTGGACGCGGCTGGTCTTCCTGTACTTCCTGGCCGGAATGATGATTCCGTTCCAGGCGTACATGATCCCGCTGTTCAAAGAGCTGCGGATGCTTGGTCTCTACGGCAGTCTGGCCGGACCGATTATGATCTATGTGGCCGGTGCGGTCGGCTTCGGCTGCCTGCTCTATACCAGCTTCGTGAAGGGAATTCCACAGGAGATTGAAGAGGCGGCTGAGATTGACGGCTGCTCGCGCTACGGAATTTTCTGGCGGATCGTGTTCCCGCTGCTCGGGCCGGTTACCGCCAGCATGGTGGTGCTGAACGGGCTGGGGATCTGGAATGACTTCCTGATGCCGATGCTGGTGCTGCCTTCAGGCCAGGCGAAGACGATGGTCGTGGAAATTTACCGCTATATCGGGGAATTCTCCTCGCGCTGGGATATGATTTTTGCCGGAACCGCCATGTCGGTTGTACCGGTGCTGATCGTATTCATCTTCCTGCAAAAGTATTTCGTCAAGGGCATCGCCTCGGGGGCGACCAAAGGGTAA
- a CDS encoding cupin, translating into MKIYSFSQESGKSISAFDSDFIMSRIVRTGAEAHIGCVYLGQQGMIGYHQAACPQLLLIVQGEGYVRGEEAAFTAVHAGQAVYWELGEWHETRTDTGLTAIIIESDSLNPADRMPLV; encoded by the coding sequence ATGAAGATATATAGCTTTAGCCAGGAGTCGGGGAAATCCATCTCCGCTTTTGACTCCGATTTCATTATGTCGCGGATCGTCCGGACCGGAGCAGAGGCTCATATCGGCTGTGTATATCTCGGGCAGCAAGGAATGATCGGCTATCATCAGGCGGCTTGTCCGCAGCTGCTGCTGATTGTGCAGGGCGAAGGTTATGTCCGGGGTGAGGAAGCTGCATTCACGGCTGTTCATGCTGGCCAAGCTGTCTATTGGGAATTAGGAGAATGGCATGAAACCCGGACAGATACCGGATTAACTGCGATTATAATTGAGAGTGACAGCTTAAACCCTGCAGACCGTATGCCGCTGGTATAA
- a CDS encoding AraC family transcriptional regulator, with the protein MNAYEPGILHSLDGRMSPDLQVAFHIFAAHWRKVDKDWHYPVHTHPMFEINVVLQGSQQMIIGGQTYHQQSGDILFIRPGVSHSSLGTGSGEDMTYYCLHFDIDDLILRRTLMTVDTVSMSGDTPELRAIRASLDAVISSTILSGTSDAQRSRLVMLNASLQLFTALSGWVLAALPSPVRSTVPGVTENTVALANAIEGLLQESVFTAAATGSRAGSIEDIAAKLGYSPNHCNRAFRQIYGLPPRQYLSDLIIRHAKLLLLDNSLSVERIAHRLGYRDVSHFSKQFKRWTGLPPMGYRQLTAESEPVKE; encoded by the coding sequence ATGAACGCATACGAACCCGGCATACTACATTCCCTGGATGGACGGATGTCACCGGATCTTCAGGTTGCCTTTCATATCTTTGCCGCCCACTGGCGGAAGGTCGACAAGGACTGGCATTACCCTGTACATACTCATCCCATGTTCGAAATTAATGTTGTGCTGCAGGGCTCGCAGCAGATGATCATCGGCGGACAGACTTACCACCAGCAGAGCGGTGATATTCTGTTCATCCGTCCGGGGGTGTCCCACTCCAGCCTGGGAACGGGTTCCGGTGAGGACATGACTTATTATTGCCTGCATTTTGACATCGATGATCTGATTCTGCGGCGTACCCTGATGACCGTGGATACCGTCAGCATGAGCGGTGATACCCCCGAGCTGCGGGCCATCCGCGCCTCGCTGGATGCTGTAATCAGCTCCACGATTCTGTCCGGTACCAGCGATGCCCAGCGCAGCCGGCTGGTTATGCTTAACGCTTCACTGCAGCTGTTCACCGCGCTCAGCGGCTGGGTGCTGGCCGCCTTGCCCTCGCCCGTACGAAGTACGGTGCCGGGGGTTACCGAGAACACCGTTGCACTGGCGAATGCGATCGAGGGACTGCTGCAGGAATCCGTCTTCACCGCAGCGGCCACCGGCAGCCGGGCCGGAAGTATTGAGGATATTGCCGCCAAGCTCGGCTACAGCCCGAACCACTGCAACCGCGCGTTCCGGCAAATCTACGGGCTGCCGCCGCGGCAGTATCTCTCCGACCTGATTATCCGCCACGCCAAGCTGCTGCTGCTGGATAACAGCCTGTCCGTCGAACGCATTGCCCACCGGCTGGGCTACCGCGATGTCTCCCATTTCAGCAAACAATTCAAGCGCTGGACCGGCCTGCCTCCGATGGGCTACCGCCAGCTTACGGCCGAGTCAGAGCCGGTGAAGGAGTAG
- a CDS encoding glycoside hydrolase family 52 protein translates to MPTNQFYNAHHSPIGAFASFTLGFKGASGGFDLEAGRPPRQNIYIGLQRKDGKGFNTLPFHELAQDDESKRYDIENPDHNPNKPQLLYPFADEEITRDFRLATDSWQAGELTFRILSPVRPVPDPETATEAELKEVLLPAVLVELEVDNTAGDSVRRAFFGFQGNDPYSAMRRIDSNAELAGVGQGRFLAIAAEQGTAKPAMHFSMEDILSAELEENWTFGLGRVGALIMDVPAGERKTYRFAVCFHRAGYVTSGMDAAYYYNRYYSNVEAVAEYALAQFDELKTQAEQADQMLEGTGLSTDQTFMLAHAIRSYYGSTELLDHKGKPFWIVNEGEYRMMNTFDLTVDQLFYELRMNPWTVRNELDMFVDRFSYTDTVRFPGDSTEYPGGLSFTHDMGVANAVSRPGYSSYEVYGIDGCFSHMTHEQLVNWILSAAVYLEHTGDQSWMERNLTVLESCLQSMLNRDHPDPAKRNGVMALDSSRTMGGAEITTYDSLDVSLGQARNNIYLAGKCWAAYLAMEKIFKDNGNLQLSQTAGLQAERCAATIVGSVTEDGYIPAVIAEGNDSKIIPAIEGLVFPYFTGCKEALEPGGRFAEYLAALDRHLGAVLVEGVCLFQDGGWKISSTSNNSWLSKIYLCQFIARQILGLEWAEEGRAADAAHVSWLTHPQLSIWSWSDQIISGEITGSKYYPRGVTAVLWLEEK, encoded by the coding sequence ATGCCGACAAATCAATTCTACAATGCCCATCATTCACCGATCGGAGCGTTTGCAAGCTTCACCCTGGGCTTCAAGGGAGCCTCAGGCGGCTTTGACCTGGAGGCGGGCCGGCCGCCGAGACAAAATATATATATCGGACTTCAGCGCAAGGATGGTAAAGGGTTCAACACACTGCCGTTCCATGAACTGGCTCAGGATGACGAGAGCAAACGCTATGATATCGAGAATCCCGACCACAATCCGAATAAGCCGCAGCTGCTCTACCCTTTCGCGGATGAGGAGATTACCCGGGATTTCCGCCTTGCTACGGACAGCTGGCAGGCTGGTGAGTTAACCTTCCGGATTCTTTCGCCGGTGCGCCCGGTACCTGATCCGGAGACGGCAACCGAAGCGGAGCTGAAGGAGGTGCTGCTGCCGGCGGTACTGGTCGAGCTTGAAGTAGATAATACTGCGGGTGATTCGGTCCGGAGGGCATTCTTCGGCTTCCAGGGCAATGATCCGTATTCTGCTATGAGAAGAATCGACAGCAATGCGGAGCTGGCAGGTGTGGGCCAGGGCCGGTTCCTGGCGATTGCTGCTGAGCAGGGTACGGCGAAGCCGGCTATGCACTTCAGTATGGAGGATATCCTGTCAGCAGAGCTGGAAGAGAACTGGACCTTTGGCCTTGGCCGGGTAGGGGCCCTTATTATGGATGTGCCTGCCGGAGAGCGGAAGACCTACCGGTTCGCAGTCTGCTTCCACCGTGCGGGTTATGTTACCTCGGGAATGGATGCCGCATATTATTACAACCGCTACTATAGCAATGTTGAGGCGGTTGCCGAATATGCGCTTGCCCAGTTTGATGAATTGAAGACGCAGGCCGAACAGGCGGACCAAATGCTGGAAGGTACCGGATTAAGCACAGACCAGACCTTCATGCTGGCTCATGCCATCCGCAGTTACTATGGTTCAACAGAGCTGCTGGATCATAAAGGCAAGCCGTTCTGGATTGTAAACGAAGGGGAATACCGGATGATGAATACGTTCGATCTGACGGTAGATCAGCTGTTCTATGAGCTGCGGATGAACCCTTGGACCGTGCGCAATGAGCTGGATATGTTTGTTGACCGGTTCAGCTACACGGATACGGTGCGGTTCCCGGGTGATTCAACCGAATATCCGGGCGGGCTCAGCTTCACTCATGATATGGGAGTGGCGAATGCCGTGTCGCGTCCCGGGTACTCCTCCTATGAGGTATACGGCATTGACGGCTGCTTCTCGCATATGACCCATGAACAGCTGGTGAACTGGATTCTCAGTGCGGCAGTTTATCTGGAGCATACCGGAGACCAGAGCTGGATGGAGCGCAATCTCACTGTTCTGGAGAGCTGTCTGCAGAGCATGCTGAACCGCGACCATCCGGACCCGGCGAAGCGCAACGGCGTAATGGCGCTTGACAGCTCGCGGACTATGGGCGGGGCGGAGATCACAACGTATGACAGTCTGGATGTATCCCTGGGCCAGGCACGGAACAATATTTATCTGGCGGGCAAATGCTGGGCTGCATATCTGGCTATGGAAAAAATCTTCAAGGATAACGGTAATCTGCAGCTGTCGCAGACAGCGGGCCTTCAGGCTGAGCGCTGTGCCGCAACGATTGTGGGCAGTGTTACTGAGGATGGCTATATCCCGGCAGTCATTGCTGAAGGCAATGACTCCAAGATCATTCCGGCCATTGAAGGCCTGGTCTTCCCTTACTTTACCGGCTGCAAGGAAGCTCTGGAGCCGGGAGGCCGGTTCGCGGAATATCTCGCAGCGCTGGACCGGCATCTCGGAGCGGTGCTGGTTGAAGGAGTCTGCCTGTTCCAGGACGGCGGCTGGAAGATTTCTTCCACCAGCAACAACAGCTGGCTGAGCAAAATATATCTCTGCCAGTTCATCGCCAGACAAATTCTGGGGCTGGAATGGGCAGAGGAGGGCCGTGCAGCTGATGCTGCGCATGTGTCCTGGCTCACCCATCCGCAGCTCTCGATCTGGAGCTGGAGCGACCAGATCATCTCCGGCGAAATTACCGGCAGCAAATATTATCCGCGCGGAGTGACGGCGGTGTTGTGGCTGGAGGAGAAGTAG
- a CDS encoding ABC transporter substrate-binding protein, translated as MKKNSITKLSVMLLAATTVLSACGGNNNSAGNAGSGNTPATEAPAGNTAATEAPKKEVSFTIGYASGDPATKKAIADTVKKFTDANPNVTIKDLSETSSAAYLDWLKTKDAVGEFPDLVEMRDTQVFADAGKIVELPADLLDLFESPPQVDGKVWNAPMQVNSPQGIIYSKKAYADAGVTELPKTYDEFIAIQEKLKASGITPLVVGGKDIFHMGFWVNKFLIDDVYTKDPDWNSKRTAKTVSFTDAGVVQGMTDFKELFTNYVDKGWLSTADNQTASILVSGKAAQLFSGTWMFTQIAEADPSFEFGFYAVPDREGKVNVIGLPSPAGWSLSTDAAKDADKTEAIKEFIRFFFAPEQYSVYLASINAIPSTKEKVTYETGEQMQVALDLIADPNVTKSLAINNWWGDNLIPPQFRNWYYKLLQDMVVKNGDVTDYMKQADTEYDNQVKANSL; from the coding sequence ATGAAGAAGAACTCGATTACGAAATTATCCGTTATGCTGCTTGCTGCTACAACCGTACTTTCGGCATGCGGCGGGAATAATAATAGTGCCGGTAATGCCGGCAGCGGGAACACCCCGGCAACCGAGGCTCCGGCAGGGAATACTGCGGCTACTGAAGCTCCGAAGAAGGAAGTCAGCTTCACCATCGGTTATGCTTCCGGTGACCCGGCGACCAAGAAGGCCATCGCCGATACCGTCAAGAAATTCACGGATGCGAATCCGAATGTGACCATCAAGGACTTGAGCGAAACCTCATCTGCCGCTTATCTGGACTGGCTGAAGACCAAGGATGCGGTAGGGGAATTCCCGGATCTTGTGGAAATGCGTGATACCCAGGTATTCGCGGATGCCGGCAAAATTGTCGAGCTGCCTGCAGATCTGCTGGACTTGTTCGAGTCTCCGCCGCAGGTAGACGGCAAAGTATGGAACGCACCGATGCAGGTGAATTCACCGCAGGGAATCATCTACAGTAAAAAAGCCTATGCAGACGCAGGTGTTACCGAGCTGCCGAAAACCTATGACGAGTTCATCGCCATTCAGGAGAAGCTGAAAGCTTCCGGCATCACTCCGCTGGTTGTCGGCGGCAAGGATATTTTCCACATGGGCTTCTGGGTGAATAAATTCCTGATCGACGATGTATATACCAAGGACCCGGACTGGAATTCCAAACGCACAGCCAAGACCGTCAGCTTCACCGATGCAGGTGTGGTACAGGGAATGACGGATTTCAAAGAGCTGTTCACCAATTATGTGGACAAAGGCTGGCTCAGCACAGCAGACAACCAGACGGCTTCAATTCTGGTCTCCGGCAAAGCGGCACAGCTCTTCTCCGGCACCTGGATGTTCACGCAGATTGCTGAAGCAGATCCAAGCTTTGAATTCGGCTTCTACGCCGTGCCTGACCGCGAAGGTAAAGTGAATGTAATCGGCCTTCCGTCACCGGCCGGCTGGTCCTTATCTACGGATGCCGCCAAAGATGCGGACAAAACCGAAGCGATTAAAGAGTTCATCCGCTTCTTCTTCGCACCGGAGCAATATTCAGTCTACCTGGCTTCTATCAATGCCATTCCTTCGACTAAAGAGAAAGTAACCTATGAGACAGGCGAGCAAATGCAGGTAGCCCTGGATCTGATTGCTGACCCGAATGTAACCAAATCCCTGGCGATCAATAACTGGTGGGGCGATAATCTGATTCCTCCGCAGTTCCGCAACTGGTACTACAAGCTGCTGCAGGACATGGTTGTGAAGAACGGGGACGTAACCGATTATATGAAACAGGCTGACACTGAATATGACAATCAGGTCAAAGCCAATTCACTGTAA
- a CDS encoding sugar ABC transporter permease translates to MATSIVKADQPLLAGGKLHKKKKKWQSYALLFILPSFLLYTLFVIVPTAGSVYLSFTSWDGISSDVRYIGFANFVEIFQSPRVQNALKNTMVMTITLVVLENIAAIAMALMVDKVRWFRNLFRSIFYFPTLLSGIVMGFVWAMILNYNFGVFNQILSAIGLGDYIVDWLGNPKYAMLSIILSTVWKGAGYYMIIYLAGLQGIPQELNEAASIDGAGGWKQFRHITFPLLAGSMTVCMVLSMISALKIFDQIAVMTDGGPGFETETLTYIIYKVGFGELRQGFGTALAMVLFLIILIITVIQVKFLQKREVQL, encoded by the coding sequence ATGGCTACATCCATCGTTAAAGCAGACCAGCCGCTTCTGGCCGGCGGGAAGCTGCACAAGAAAAAGAAAAAATGGCAGTCTTACGCGCTGCTGTTCATACTGCCGTCATTCCTTTTATACACATTATTTGTTATCGTGCCTACAGCAGGCAGCGTTTACTTAAGTTTTACGTCCTGGGACGGAATCAGCAGCGATGTCCGTTATATCGGCTTCGCCAACTTCGTGGAGATCTTCCAGAGTCCGCGGGTGCAGAATGCATTGAAAAATACAATGGTAATGACCATTACGCTCGTCGTGCTTGAGAATATCGCAGCGATTGCCATGGCCTTAATGGTCGACAAGGTACGCTGGTTCCGCAATCTGTTCAGAAGCATCTTTTATTTCCCGACTCTGCTCAGCGGCATCGTGATGGGCTTTGTCTGGGCGATGATCCTCAATTACAACTTCGGTGTGTTTAATCAGATCCTCAGCGCCATTGGTTTAGGCGACTATATCGTGGACTGGCTGGGCAATCCGAAATACGCCATGCTGTCGATTATTTTGTCAACGGTCTGGAAGGGTGCGGGCTATTATATGATTATCTATCTGGCCGGACTGCAGGGTATCCCGCAGGAGCTTAATGAAGCAGCCAGTATTGACGGGGCAGGCGGCTGGAAGCAATTCCGGCACATTACCTTCCCGCTGCTGGCAGGCTCGATGACGGTGTGCATGGTGCTCTCCATGATCAGCGCACTGAAGATCTTTGACCAGATTGCCGTAATGACCGACGGCGGCCCGGGCTTTGAGACGGAGACATTAACTTATATTATCTATAAAGTAGGCTTCGGTGAGCTGAGACAAGGCTTCGGCACAGCGCTGGCGATGGTTCTGTTCCTGATCATTCTGATTATTACAGTGATCCAGGTCAAATTCCTGCAGAAACGCGAGGTGCAGCTCTAA
- a CDS encoding extracellular solute-binding protein, which translates to MPIRKSNWTGFPPLLLAAGLLLSGCGGGGDSAGTVTSGQSSQHTGSTAGGPAPVSFTIGYASGDPATKQAIGETIKAFMESYPQVRIQDISENGSSAYLDWLKVKDAVGEFPDLVEMRDTEAFAGAEKIVPLPDELAELFDDPPQVDGKVWNAPLFVSAPQGIIYSKKAYAAAGITALPATYDEFLEVQGKLKASGITPLAVGGKDIFHIGFWVNKFLIDDVYAQDPDWNAKRNAGSVSFTDDNVVRAMSDFKELLQNYTDPGWVSTGDNLTASLLVSGRAAQLFSGSWMFSQIREADPGFEFGFYAVPDRKGKLSVVGLQAPSGWSISAQAAADPLKKQAIGEFIRFFFSPEPYSKFLSRIDSIPSTKVKVARETSEQMQTVLELMADPQVTKSLMMNIWWGDNLIPPQFRNWFYKLLQDMVVQDGDVLEYMKRADTEYDRQAEEYRH; encoded by the coding sequence ATGCCAATACGTAAATCTAATTGGACGGGCTTCCCGCCACTTCTGCTTGCAGCCGGCCTTCTTCTCTCCGGCTGCGGCGGCGGTGGGGATTCTGCCGGTACGGTAACGTCAGGGCAGAGCAGCCAGCACACCGGCAGTACGGCGGGCGGACCCGCGCCGGTGAGCTTCACGATCGGTTATGCCTCCGGTGATCCGGCAACGAAGCAGGCGATCGGGGAGACGATCAAGGCTTTCATGGAGTCCTATCCGCAGGTGAGGATTCAGGATATCAGCGAGAACGGCTCTTCGGCATACCTGGACTGGCTGAAGGTAAAGGATGCGGTAGGCGAGTTCCCCGATCTGGTAGAGATGCGGGACACGGAAGCTTTTGCAGGTGCCGAGAAGATCGTTCCGCTCCCGGATGAGCTGGCGGAATTGTTTGACGATCCGCCGCAGGTGGACGGCAAGGTGTGGAATGCACCGCTGTTTGTGTCCGCGCCGCAGGGCATTATTTACAGCAAGAAAGCCTATGCCGCAGCCGGGATTACCGCCCTTCCGGCAACCTATGATGAATTTTTGGAGGTTCAGGGTAAGCTTAAGGCCAGCGGAATTACTCCGCTTGCTGTTGGCGGCAAGGATATTTTTCATATCGGCTTCTGGGTCAATAAATTTCTGATCGACGATGTCTATGCGCAAGACCCGGACTGGAATGCCAAACGTAATGCCGGCAGTGTCAGCTTCACCGATGATAATGTGGTCCGGGCAATGTCCGATTTCAAGGAGCTGCTGCAGAACTATACAGACCCGGGCTGGGTAAGTACCGGAGATAACCTGACCGCGTCACTGCTTGTTTCCGGCCGGGCGGCGCAGCTGTTCTCCGGCTCCTGGATGTTCTCCCAGATCAGAGAGGCGGACCCGGGCTTTGAGTTCGGCTTCTATGCCGTTCCGGACCGCAAAGGAAAGCTGAGTGTCGTCGGCCTGCAGGCCCCGTCCGGCTGGTCCATTTCTGCGCAGGCAGCGGCCGACCCGCTCAAGAAGCAGGCGATCGGAGAATTTATCCGCTTCTTCTTTTCACCTGAACCTTACAGCAAATTCCTGTCCCGCATTGATTCCATTCCTTCCACCAAGGTAAAGGTAGCCAGGGAGACCAGCGAGCAGATGCAGACCGTGCTTGAGCTGATGGCCGATCCGCAGGTGACCAAATCGCTGATGATGAATATCTGGTGGGGGGATAATCTGATTCCGCCGCAATTCCGCAACTGGTTCTATAAGCTGCTGCAGGACATGGTTGTCCAAGACGGGGATGTACTGGAATATATGAAACGGGCCGATACTGAGTATGACAGGCAGGCAGAAGAATACCGGCACTAG
- a CDS encoding spore germination protein produces MLKDALEGELSRRLAENEEQIYRLLGKSSDLVRKQLMLGEHTQLAIFYIDGLVDTGLLHHSILYSLQEERAADLLEELTPDDKIELLRKRVLMASDLTVIRDFSHFVHDLLSGNVMLMLDGTNAALRIGLPGWEDRNVSEPNSQSVVRGPMEGFTENLRTNTALIRRKIKDSQLWLETVQIGRVTQTSVSIMYLRNIANEELVGEVKRRLSRIDTDSILESGYIEEFIQDASLTPFPTMYNSDRPDTIAAGILEGKVAILVDGTPFVLLAPTVFVSFFQSAEDYYQRADISTLLRFVRFLAFFITLFAPSFYVAITTYHQEMIPSNLVISLAAQRETVPFPAFVEALLMELTYEILREAGVRIPKNVGQAVSIVGTLVIGQAAVAAGFISSAMVIIVSITAISSFVIPEAGMAIAARIMRFALIALAGFMGLYGILCGVFLLVLHLVSLRSFGVPYMSPLGPYRAADLKDSIFRFPWPLLRTRPKENKTQNLHRQPPLKRKEP; encoded by the coding sequence ATGTTAAAGGATGCGCTTGAAGGGGAGTTGTCCCGCCGGCTTGCAGAGAATGAAGAACAGATCTACCGGCTGCTGGGCAAAAGCTCAGATCTGGTGCGGAAACAGCTCATGTTAGGGGAACATACGCAGCTTGCTATATTTTATATCGATGGGCTGGTGGATACAGGATTGCTGCATCATTCGATTCTGTATTCCCTTCAGGAGGAGCGGGCTGCGGATTTGCTGGAAGAGCTGACTCCGGATGATAAAATCGAGCTGCTGCGCAAACGCGTGCTGATGGCCAGTGACCTTACCGTTATCCGTGACTTCAGCCATTTCGTTCATGACCTGTTATCCGGCAATGTAATGCTGATGCTGGACGGGACGAATGCGGCACTGCGGATCGGGCTGCCCGGCTGGGAGGACCGTAATGTCAGTGAGCCTAATTCACAATCGGTAGTCCGCGGACCTATGGAAGGCTTCACAGAGAACCTGCGGACCAATACAGCCCTTATCCGCCGGAAAATCAAAGACAGCCAGCTGTGGCTGGAGACGGTCCAGATTGGCCGTGTCACCCAGACCAGTGTCTCTATTATGTACTTGCGCAATATTGCAAACGAAGAGCTGGTCGGAGAGGTTAAGCGCCGGCTGAGCCGGATTGATACGGACAGCATTCTGGAGAGCGGCTATATCGAAGAGTTTATTCAAGATGCTTCGTTGACCCCGTTTCCAACCATGTACAACAGTGACCGGCCGGATACGATAGCTGCAGGGATTCTGGAGGGGAAGGTGGCAATACTGGTGGACGGAACGCCGTTTGTCCTGCTTGCGCCGACTGTATTTGTTTCCTTTTTTCAATCGGCAGAGGATTATTATCAGCGGGCAGACATCTCCACACTGCTGCGGTTTGTACGTTTTCTGGCTTTCTTCATCACCTTGTTCGCACCTTCCTTCTATGTGGCTATAACAACCTATCACCAGGAGATGATTCCGTCTAATCTGGTAATCAGTCTGGCTGCCCAGCGGGAGACGGTGCCGTTTCCGGCATTTGTCGAAGCGCTGCTTATGGAATTGACCTATGAGATTCTGCGGGAGGCCGGGGTACGGATTCCGAAGAATGTCGGTCAGGCCGTGTCCATTGTCGGAACGCTGGTGATTGGACAAGCGGCGGTTGCAGCGGGCTTTATCTCCTCTGCGATGGTTATTATTGTATCAATAACAGCCATCTCAAGCTTTGTCATTCCCGAAGCCGGGATGGCGATTGCAGCGAGAATTATGCGTTTTGCCCTGATTGCCCTGGCCGGGTTCATGGGGCTGTATGGAATTCTGTGCGGAGTATTCCTGCTGGTGCTGCATCTGGTCAGCCTGCGTTCCTTCGGTGTGCCTTATATGAGTCCGCTCGGTCCATACCGGGCAGCAGATCTTAAGGATTCCATCTTCAGATTTCCCTGGCCGCTGTTAAGAACAAGGCCGAAAGAGAACAAGACGCAGAATCTCCACCGCCAGCCGCCGCTTAAACGGAAGGAGCCTTAA
- a CDS encoding endospore germination permease, translated as MSIEKDRISTAQLVILGLFTLIGDMALVYPAAMTTAAHQDAWIAALISIPLGLGTVFLMVTVANINPNKTIIELSQQIMGKWIGRVIGVFYLFFFIIAASTYVREIEDFMCTQIYEGTPGGVIRFMSIVLLVYGLRLGLETVSRAAQVFFPLFAVFLVCLMLLLLPQVKLERIYPILNTPLPDMLHAVMFGVFYPFGELCVFFMVYPFAQKNSKTNRDIFLCLVFGSAGLNLILFLSLTVLGVYFSEHNFYAAYVLAQKINIANFLQRLEALMATAWIITTYFKTALYFYAFVLGTAQLLKLKSHRPLIFPVAFLIYGLSQLIAKNIIFYVKEIPAYWVDWDFTVSLVLPLILLVVHKVKERAAAA; from the coding sequence ATGAGTATCGAAAAAGATCGGATCAGCACAGCACAGCTGGTAATCCTCGGACTGTTCACATTAATTGGGGATATGGCCCTCGTCTACCCCGCAGCCATGACTACAGCAGCCCATCAGGATGCCTGGATTGCCGCGCTGATCAGTATTCCGCTGGGTCTGGGAACGGTATTTCTTATGGTAACTGTGGCGAATATCAATCCGAACAAGACGATTATTGAACTCAGCCAGCAGATTATGGGGAAGTGGATCGGCCGGGTGATCGGGGTATTTTATCTGTTCTTTTTTATCATAGCCGCCTCTACTTATGTCAGAGAGATTGAGGATTTCATGTGTACCCAGATCTATGAAGGAACTCCCGGCGGGGTTATCCGGTTTATGAGTATTGTTCTCCTGGTCTATGGCCTGCGCCTCGGGCTTGAAACGGTCAGCCGGGCCGCTCAGGTGTTCTTTCCCCTGTTTGCTGTCTTCCTCGTCTGCCTGATGCTGCTCTTATTACCGCAGGTCAAGCTGGAACGGATCTACCCCATACTAAATACACCTCTTCCCGACATGCTGCATGCTGTGATGTTCGGCGTGTTCTACCCGTTCGGGGAGCTTTGCGTGTTCTTCATGGTATATCCCTTCGCGCAGAAGAACAGCAAGACGAACCGTGATATTTTCTTGTGTCTTGTCTTTGGATCGGCAGGACTGAACCTGATTCTGTTCCTTTCACTGACCGTCCTTGGCGTCTATTTCTCAGAGCATAATTTCTATGCCGCCTATGTGCTGGCCCAGAAGATTAATATCGCCAATTTCCTGCAGAGGCTTGAAGCGCTTATGGCTACAGCCTGGATCATTACCACTTATTTCAAAACTGCGCTCTATTTCTATGCTTTTGTCCTGGGGACTGCCCAATTGTTAAAGCTGAAAAGCCACCGTCCGCTGATCTTTCCGGTCGCCTTCCTGATCTACGGCCTCTCGCAGCTGATTGCCAAGAACATCATATTCTATGTAAAAGAAATCCCAGCCTACTGGGTAGACTGGGATTTCACGGTTTCACTCGTGCTGCCGCTTATTCTGCTCGTTGTCCACAAAGTGAAAGAACGCGCAGCAGCCGCTTAG